The following proteins come from a genomic window of Anas platyrhynchos isolate ZD024472 breed Pekin duck chromosome 12, IASCAAS_PekinDuck_T2T, whole genome shotgun sequence:
- the IRX3 gene encoding iroquois-class homeodomain protein IRX-3, which yields MAFPQLGYQYIRPIYPAERPGSGGGGGSRGGAELAPSGPLSNVLSSMYGSPYAAAAAAQGYGAFLPYAAELPIFPQLGAQYELKESPGVQHAAFPPHHPAFYPYGQYQFGDPSRPKNATRESTSTLKAWLNEHRKNPYPTKGEKIMLAIITKMTLTQVSTWFANARRRLKKENKMTWAPRSRTDEEGNSYGSDHEGEEDKREDEEEIDLENIDTENIESTKDELEDELQDADLLHSDSKTDSEGSEGFEDLPAPEERYLEAADGEPHRLRHHHLRHHHHHHHHHHHHKCELPAAPPPPAGLEPLQPPLRPPLQPPPRLHSPPSSASSSAASSPTDGALAGTVPKPKIWSLAETATSPDNPRKSPGGGSPPAAAPQPLPLPPPPPPPHRLVPSCPLGKFPNWTNRAFPSHHHHHHHHPPPAPHPLALLNTPHLLGLGAAPAAPPGAAAFPRAADQAQSAEPPGADRSSALEVEKKLIKTAFQPVQRRPQNQLDAAMVLSALSSS from the exons atGGCTTTCCCGCAGCTGGGCTACCAGTACATCAGGCCCATTTACCCCGCCGAGCgcccggggagcggcggcggcggcggctcccgggGCGGCGCGGAGCTGGCCCCGTCCGGGCCCCTCTCCAACGTGCTCTCCTCCATGTACGGCTCGCCCtacgccgccgccgccgccgcccagGGCTACGGAGCCTTCCTGCCCTACGCCGCCGAGCTGCCCATCTTCCCCCAGCTG GGCGCCCAGTACGAGCTGAAGGAGAGCCCGGGGGTGCAGCACGCCGCcttccccccccaccaccccgcCTTCTACCCCTACGGACAGTACCAGTTCGGGGACCCGTCGAGGCCCAAGAACGCCACCCGGGAGAGCACCAGCACCCTCAAGGCCTGGCTCAACGAGCACCGCAAGAACCCCTACCCCACCAAGGGCGAGAAGATCATGCTGGCCATCATCACCAAGATGACCCTCACCCAGGTCTCCACCTGGTTCGCCAACGCGCGGCGGAGGCTCAAGAAGGAGAACAAGATGACCTGGGCCCCCCGCAGCAGGACCGACGAGGAGGGCAACTCCTACGGCAGCGACCACGAGGGGGAagaggacaagagggaggacgaggaggagatCGACCTGGAGAACATCGACACCGAGAACATCGAGAGCACCAAGGACGAGCTGGAGGACGAGCTGCAGGACGCCGACCTCCTGCACTCCGACTCCAAGACGGACTCGGAGGGCTCCGAGGGCTTCGAGGACCTGCCCGCCCCCGAGGAGCGCTACCTCGAGGCCGCCGACGGGGAGCCGCACCGCCtccgccaccaccacctccgccaccaccaccaccaccaccatcaccaccaccaccacaagtgcgagctccccgccgcccccccgccgcccgcggGCCTGgagcccctgcagcctcccctccggcctcccctgcagcctccGCCGCGCCTCCACTCGCCCCCATCCTCCGCCTcgtcctccgccgcctcctccccgaCGGACGGCGCTTTGGCCGGCACCGTGCCCAAGCCCAAAATCTGGTCCCTGGCCGAGACGGCCACCAGCCCGGACAACCCCCGCAAgtcccccggggggggctccccgccggccgccgccccccagccgctgccgctgccccccccgccgcccccgccgcacAGACTcgtcccctcctgccccttgGGCAAATTCCCCAACTGGACCAACCGCGCCTTCCcgagccaccaccaccaccaccaccaccacccgcccccggccccgcacccCCTGGCCTTACTGAACACTCCccacctgctggggctgggggccgcccccgccgcccccccgggcGCCGCCGCTTTCCCGCGAGCCGCGGACCAGGCGCAGAGCGCGGAGCCCCCCGGAGCAG aTCGATCTAGTGCCTTGGAAGTAGAGAAAAAGTTAATAaagacagctttccagccagtGCAGAGGCG gccCCAGAACCAGCTCGATGCCGCTATGGTTCTATCGGCGTTGTCATCATCATAG